Proteins from a single region of Candidatus Puniceispirillum marinum IMCC1322:
- a CDS encoding P-II family nitrogen regulator, with protein MKKIEAIIKPFKLDEVKEALHEVGIQGITVLEAKGFGRQKGHTELYRGAEYVVDFLPKVKIEVVIEDSMLERVVDAIQQAAQTGRIGDGKIFISTIDEAIRIRTGERGGDAV; from the coding sequence CGTTCAAGCTGGACGAGGTTAAAGAAGCGCTACATGAGGTTGGTATTCAGGGCATAACAGTGCTTGAAGCCAAAGGATTTGGCCGCCAAAAAGGACATACAGAATTATACCGCGGCGCTGAATATGTCGTGGATTTTCTGCCCAAGGTAAAAATCGAAGTGGTGATTGAAGACAGCATGCTTGAGCGTGTTGTTGACGCCATCCAGCAGGCCGCCCAGACCGGACGTATTGGTGACGGCAAAATCTTTATTTCAACAATCGACGAAGCGATCCGAATCCGCACCGGCGAACGTGGCGGAGACGCCGTTTAA